Proteins encoded in a region of the Raphanus sativus cultivar WK10039 chromosome 8, ASM80110v3, whole genome shotgun sequence genome:
- the LOC130499133 gene encoding uncharacterized protein LOC130499133, which produces MNLLKTIHHQSTTTQFYRFATTHSFASSSSSSSSLLSLSPQRPRISLLSTSNRTSFALSSISSTRASFSGNQEDDGKREESGDELVYQKTLRLVECAMFAAVTGLVYFLSNSLAIENYFGCFFALPIVISSLRWNIAGGRKTMVATVMLLFILSGPVKALTYFLMHGLLGLAIGSLWRMKASWRLSIFLCTMVRALGLIGYVLTSSFLIRENILAVITINIHASLSYVFTAMGLNLMPSMSLIYMIFGTVLLLNSGFFVLLLHILYSIFLTRLGMKSSLRLPAWLDKAI; this is translated from the exons atgAATCTCCTCAAAACGATTCATCACCAGTCCACCACTACTCAATTTTACCGTTTCGCCACTACACACTCCTTtgcttcctcttcctcttcctcttcttctctgctGTCACTCTCTCCACAAAGACCCAGAATCTCTCTCCTTTCCACCTCCAACCGAACCTCCTTCGCACTCTCGAGCATCTCCAGCACCAGAGCTTCGTTCTCAGGTAATCAAGAGGATGATGGGAAGAGAGAAGAATCTGGAGATGAATTGGTTTACCAGAAGACGCTGAGGCTGGTGGAGTGCGCCATGTTCGCTGCCGTCACGGGACTCGTTTACTTCCTCAGCAACTCTCTCGCCATCGAG AACTACTTTGGGTGTTTCTTCGCATTGCCAATAGTGATCTCTTCGTTAAGATGGAACATCGCAGGCGGCAGGAAGACAATG GTTGCTACTGTCATGCTCTTGTTCATATTATCAGGTCCGGTCAAAGCTTTAACTTACTTT CTTATGCATGGTCTTCTGGGGCTTGCAATTGGTTCATTGTGGAG GATGAAGGCAAGCTGGCGTCTCTCCATTTTCTTGTGCACAATG GTCCGAGCATTGGGTCTCATAGGATATGTTCTGACATCATCCTTCCTAATAAGAGAAAACATTCTTGCTGTG ATCACAATCAACATCCACGCCTCTCTCTCCTATGTTTTCACTGCCATGGGCCTGAACCTAATGCCTTCCATGAGCCTCATCTATATGATATTCGGAACAGTG CTATTGCTAAACAGTGGATTCTTTGTGCTGTTGCTGCATATCCTCTACTCAATCTTCCTCACAAGA
- the LOC130498564 gene encoding uncharacterized protein LOC130498564 isoform X2, with amino-acid sequence MAVISPATRIAPPLHRPFNHRSTLASASKNLLFLRNPAPSPPIVAVRCQKPFSDSSTEPTNQASSVSSSIDFLTLCHRLKTTKRKGWINQGINGAESIADHMYRMSLMALIAADLTGGVDRERCIKMAIVHDIAEAIVGDITPSDGVPKEEKSRREKAALKEMCKVLGGGLRAEEITELWLEYENNASLEANLVKDFDKVEMILQALEYESEHGKVLDEFFISTAVSNRNWKELGC; translated from the exons ATGGCGGTGATCAGTCCAGCTACACGTATCGCCCCGCCGCTTCACCGGCCTTTTAACCACCGCTCTACACTCGCTTCCGCCTCCAAGAATCTCCTCTTCCTCAGAAACCCCGCTCCCAGTCCCCCGATCGTCGCCGTCCGGTGCCAGAAACCTTTCTCCGACAGCTCGACGGAACCCACGAACCAAGCCTCTTCCGTTTCGTCTTCCATCGATTTCCTAACCCTTTGCCATCGGCTCAAG acaacaaagagaaaaggaTGGATCAATCAGGGGATCAACGGAGCTGAATCGATTGCTGATCATATGTACCGTATGTCTCTTATGGCCCTCATTGCTGCTGATCTTACTGGTGGTGTTGACAGAGAAAG GTGTATCAAAATGGCAATTGTGCATGACATTGCTGAAG CTATTGTTGGAGATATTACCCCATCTGATGGTGTGCCTAAGGAAGAAAAGAGTAGGAGAGAGAAAGCAGCTTTAAAGGAGATGTGCAAAGTTCTGGGTGGAGGCCTGAGAG CTGAGGAGATCACTGAACTTTGGTTGGAGTATGAGAACAATGCTTCTCTAGAGGCAAATCTCGTTAAAGACTTTGATAAG GTTGAGATGATTCTCCAGGCTCTAGAATATGAATCAG AACACGGGAAAGTGCTCGACGAGTTTTTCATATCAACAGCAG TTTCAAACCGAAATTGGAAAGAGCTGGGCTGCTGA
- the LOC130498565 gene encoding uncharacterized protein LOC130498565, producing MEEDCGAFVADCVVLSCCCQCLVLQVTGFVLFKIPLKLVKKVKKFVKRRRGKTLQPRMEEDVVVKEDEHWCGNEFGFEEGSSRFNCIEDIEGMLQELSMNEELVFGSFWRHEDSSVILDVK from the coding sequence ATGGAAGAAGATTGTGGTGCATTTGTAGCGGACTGTGTTGTTCTGTCATGCTGCTGCCAGTGCCTTGTGTTACAAGTCACTGGCTTTGTCTTGTTCAAGATCCCTCTGAAACTTgtgaagaaggtgaagaagtTTGTGAAGAGAAGACGTGGAAAGACCTTGCAGCCAAGGATGGAGGAGGATGTCGTCGTCAAAGAGGATGAGCACTGGTGTGGAAATGAGTTTGGTTTTGAAGAAGGCTCGTCAAGATTTAATTGCATTGAAGACATTGAGGGAATGTTGCAAGAGCTGTCTATGAATGAAGAGTTGGTGTTTGGAAGCTTCTGGCGCCATGAAGATTCTTCTGTCATCCTAGATGTCAAatag
- the LOC130498564 gene encoding uncharacterized protein LOC130498564 isoform X1 translates to MAVISPATRIAPPLHRPFNHRSTLASASKNLLFLRNPAPSPPIVAVRCQKPFSDSSTEPTNQASSVSSSIDFLTLCHRLKTTKRKGWINQGINGAESIADHMYRMSLMALIAADLTGGVDRERCIKMAIVHDIAEAIVGDITPSDGVPKEEKSRREKAALKEMCKVLGGGLRAEEITELWLEYENNASLEANLVKDFDKVEMILQALEYESEHGKVLDEFFISTAGKFQTEIGKSWAAEINARRRSQLTNRQR, encoded by the exons ATGGCGGTGATCAGTCCAGCTACACGTATCGCCCCGCCGCTTCACCGGCCTTTTAACCACCGCTCTACACTCGCTTCCGCCTCCAAGAATCTCCTCTTCCTCAGAAACCCCGCTCCCAGTCCCCCGATCGTCGCCGTCCGGTGCCAGAAACCTTTCTCCGACAGCTCGACGGAACCCACGAACCAAGCCTCTTCCGTTTCGTCTTCCATCGATTTCCTAACCCTTTGCCATCGGCTCAAG acaacaaagagaaaaggaTGGATCAATCAGGGGATCAACGGAGCTGAATCGATTGCTGATCATATGTACCGTATGTCTCTTATGGCCCTCATTGCTGCTGATCTTACTGGTGGTGTTGACAGAGAAAG GTGTATCAAAATGGCAATTGTGCATGACATTGCTGAAG CTATTGTTGGAGATATTACCCCATCTGATGGTGTGCCTAAGGAAGAAAAGAGTAGGAGAGAGAAAGCAGCTTTAAAGGAGATGTGCAAAGTTCTGGGTGGAGGCCTGAGAG CTGAGGAGATCACTGAACTTTGGTTGGAGTATGAGAACAATGCTTCTCTAGAGGCAAATCTCGTTAAAGACTTTGATAAG GTTGAGATGATTCTCCAGGCTCTAGAATATGAATCAG AACACGGGAAAGTGCTCGACGAGTTTTTCATATCAACAGCAG GCAAGTTTCAAACCGAAATTGGAAAGAGCTGGGCTGCTGAGATCAACGCCAGGAGAAGATCCCAATTGACAAACAGACAGAGATAG
- the LOC130498443 gene encoding probable isoprenylcysteine alpha-carbonyl methylesterase ICMEL1, giving the protein MRSQILPFSYLPPKSPPPAKQTMFKPLIYDPSVKPLLSRASSFNGSLVATANDGGSLTAWFHNKRRRSSSDNNCLSAFPDHANGTDGGGDSGQQTIAQEVTHAAAETFLLTRLCLKLLSYLGVGYRWITRFLALGCYAFLLMPGFVQVGYYYFFSPHVRRSIVYGDQPRNRLDLYLPRNSDGPRPVVAFVTGGAWIIGYKAWGSLLGQQLSERDIIVACIDYRNFPQGSISDMVKDASCGISYICNHIAEYGGDPNRIYLMGQSAGAHIAACTLVDQVVKESGEGDSVSWSSSQINAYFGLSGGYNLLSLVDHFHSRGLYRSIFLSIMEGEESLSQFSPELVVQNPNLKHIVARLPPIILFHGTADYSIPSDASKTFAETLQRLGGKAEVILYEGKTHTDLFLQDPMRGGTDEMFEDIVSVVLGDDPEVIGKRVDRRRLVPEFMLKLAHWVSPF; this is encoded by the exons ATGCGGTCGCAGATTCTCCCATTCTCATACCTCCCTCCCAAATCACCACCACCCGCTAAGCAAACCATGTTCAAGCCTTTGATCTACGATCCTTCCGTCAAGCCTCTCCTCTCCCGGGCCTCCAGCTTCAACGGTTCTCTCGTCGCCACCGCCAACGACGGTGGCAGTTTAACTGCTTGGTTTCACAACAAACGGCGACGTTCCAGCAGCGATAATAACTGTCTCTCCGCGTTTCCCGATCACGCTAACGGAACCGACGGCGGCGGTGATAGCGGCCAGCAAACCATCGCTCAGGAGGTTACGCACGCCGCCGCCGAGACCTTTTTGTTGACTCGTCTCTGCTTGAAGCTTTTGAGCTATCTTGG GGTAGGCTATAGATGGATCACAAGGTTTCTGGCACTTGGTTGCTATGCTTTCTTACTGATGCCAGGCTTTGTTCAAG TCGGATATTACTACTTCTTCTCTCCTCACGTCCGTAGAAGTATAGTTTACGGTGATCAACCAAGAAACAG GCTTGACTTGTACCTACCTAGGAACTCTGATGGTCCAAGACCAGTTGTGGCGTTTGTGACAGGTGGAGCCTGGATTATTGG TTATAAGGCGTGGGGTTCTCTTCTAGGACAGCAGTTATCAGAGAGAGATATTATTGTGGCATGCATCGACTACAG GAATTTTCCTCAGGGATCTATTAGTGACATGGTCAAAGATGCTTCTTGTGGCATCTCatatatttgtaatcatattGCTGAGTATGGTGGTGATCCAAACCG AATTTATCTGATGGGTCAGTCTGCTGGTGCACACATCGCTGCTTGTACCCTTGTAGATCAGGTTGTTAAAGAGTCAGGGGAAGGGGACAGTGTTTCTTGGAGTAGCTCACAGATAAATGCTTATTTTGGTCTCTCTGGAGG GTACAACCTTTTGAGCCTTGTAGACCACTTCCATAGCAGGGGACTATATCGTTCCATCTTTCTGAG CATCATGGAAGGAGAGGAATCATTAAGTCAGTTTTCTCCTGAACTAGTAGTGCAAAACCCAAATCTCAAACACATTGTTGCTCGTCTCCCACCTATTATTCTATTCCATGGTACTGCTGACTACTCCATCCCTTCAGATGCAAG taAAACTTTTGCGGAAACTCTCCAGAGACTTGGAGGGAAAGCAGAAGTGATACTTTACGAGGGGAAAACACACACGGATTTGTTTCTACAG GATCCAATGAGAGGTGGAACAGACGAGATGTTTGAAGATATAGTATCGGTGGTCCTGGGAGACGACCCGGAAGTGATTGGTAAACGCGTAGACAGAAGGCGTCTTGTGCCTGAGTTCATGTTGAAGTTGGCTCACTGGGTCAGTCCGTTCTAA